In a genomic window of Streptomyces roseoviridis:
- a CDS encoding DUF4245 domain-containing protein, translating to MGGVAGMRGRQTVRGMFQSLAVIMVAAGVMYLFIPHDEKANPVRTKDYRVELLTAQRAAPYPVLAPEGLGEDWRATVVSYRREDHDAWRLGFLDPDTQYVAVNQSTEDPEKYVPEITLQAKNSGRTQTVAGQVWQRWEGPKYDALVRSERGVTTVVTGTASFERLAQMAGALQSKKA from the coding sequence ATGGGGGGCGTGGCAGGTATGCGAGGCAGGCAGACGGTACGCGGGATGTTCCAGTCCCTCGCGGTGATCATGGTCGCCGCGGGCGTGATGTATCTCTTCATCCCGCACGACGAGAAGGCGAACCCGGTCCGGACGAAGGACTACCGGGTGGAGCTCCTGACGGCCCAGCGGGCGGCGCCGTACCCGGTGCTGGCCCCCGAGGGCCTCGGCGAGGACTGGAGGGCGACGGTCGTCTCGTACAGGCGCGAGGACCACGACGCCTGGCGGCTGGGCTTCCTGGACCCCGACACCCAGTACGTGGCGGTCAACCAGTCGACCGAGGACCCGGAGAAGTACGTCCCCGAGATCACCCTGCAGGCGAAGAACTCGGGGAGGACCCAGACGGTCGCGGGGCAGGTCTGGCAGCGCTGGGAGGGGCCGAAGTACGACGCCCTGGTGCGCTCCGAGCGCGGCGTGACGACCGTGGTGACCGGCACGGCCTCGTTCGAGCGGCTCGCGCAGATGGCGGGCGCGCTCCAGTCGAAGAAGGCGTAG
- the glpX gene encoding class II fructose-bisphosphatase, which yields MTEHHLPPELEVSPEAPDRNLALELVRVTEAAAMAAGRWVGRGDKIGADGAAVNAMRTLISTVSMNGVVVIGEGEKDEAPMLFNGERVGDGTGAEVDIAVDPIDGTTLNAKGMPNAIAVMAAADRGAMFDPSAVFYMDKLVTGPEAADFVDINAPVSVNIRRVAKAKGMTAEDVTVVILDRPRHEGIVKEIRETGARIKFISDGDVAGSIMAAREGTGVDLLMGIGGTPEGIISACAIKCLGGVIQGKLWPKDEAERQKALDAGHDLDRVLTTHDLVSGDNVFFVATGITDGELLRGVRYRSETATTQSLVMRSKSGTIRQIDSTHRLAKLRAYSKIDFDRAK from the coding sequence ATGACCGAGCACCACTTGCCGCCCGAGCTGGAGGTCTCCCCCGAGGCCCCCGACCGCAACCTCGCCCTCGAACTGGTCCGCGTCACCGAGGCCGCCGCCATGGCCGCCGGCCGCTGGGTCGGCCGCGGGGACAAGATCGGCGCGGACGGCGCTGCGGTGAACGCCATGCGGACCCTGATCTCCACCGTCTCGATGAACGGCGTCGTCGTCATCGGGGAGGGCGAGAAGGACGAGGCGCCCATGCTGTTCAACGGCGAGCGGGTCGGTGACGGCACCGGCGCCGAGGTCGACATCGCCGTCGACCCGATCGACGGCACCACGCTCAACGCCAAGGGCATGCCCAACGCGATCGCCGTCATGGCCGCCGCCGACCGGGGCGCGATGTTCGACCCGTCCGCCGTCTTCTACATGGACAAGCTCGTCACCGGCCCCGAGGCCGCCGACTTCGTCGACATCAACGCGCCCGTCTCGGTCAACATCCGCCGGGTCGCCAAGGCCAAGGGGATGACGGCCGAGGACGTCACCGTGGTCATCCTGGACCGGCCGCGTCACGAGGGCATCGTCAAGGAGATCCGCGAGACCGGCGCCCGGATCAAGTTCATCTCCGACGGCGACGTCGCCGGCTCCATCATGGCCGCCCGCGAGGGCACCGGCGTCGACCTGCTCATGGGCATCGGCGGCACGCCCGAGGGCATCATCTCGGCCTGCGCCATAAAGTGTCTGGGCGGTGTGATCCAGGGCAAGCTGTGGCCCAAGGACGAGGCCGAGCGGCAGAAGGCCCTCGACGCCGGTCACGACCTGGACCGGGTGCTCACCACGCACGACCTGGTCTCCGGCGACAACGTCTTCTTCGTCGCCACCGGCATCACCGACGGCGAGCTGCTGCGCGGCGTGCGCTACCGCTCCGAGACCGCGACCACCCAGTCGCTGGTCATGCGCTCGAAGTCCGGCACGATCCGTCAGATCGACTCCACCCACCGGCTGGCGAAGCTGCGCGCCTACAGCAAGATCGACTTCGACCGGGCGAAGTAG
- a CDS encoding WhiB family transcriptional regulator — MLHTPHQPLRVAAAVPPQRNPAREDEAGPWHTEAVCRRDEAGLFFAPSKEPTAARLSREEAAKRVCARCPVMVECREHALLQPEPYGVWGGLTAAERRVVLARRRRRDVELRKAAAAERAERIAKAG, encoded by the coding sequence GTGCTGCACACGCCGCATCAGCCCCTCCGGGTCGCCGCCGCCGTGCCGCCCCAGCGCAACCCCGCTCGGGAGGACGAGGCCGGTCCCTGGCACACGGAGGCGGTGTGCCGGAGGGACGAGGCCGGACTCTTCTTCGCCCCCTCCAAGGAGCCCACCGCCGCCCGGCTCTCCCGCGAGGAGGCCGCCAAGCGGGTCTGCGCCCGCTGCCCCGTGATGGTCGAGTGCCGCGAGCACGCGCTGCTCCAGCCGGAGCCGTACGGGGTGTGGGGCGGACTCACCGCCGCCGAGCGCCGTGTGGTGCTGGCCCGGCGCCGCCGCCGGGACGTCGAGCTGCGCAAGGCCGCGGCGGCCGAGCGCGCCGAGCGCATCGCCAAGGCGGGCTGA
- a CDS encoding DUF1707 SHOCT-like domain-containing protein, with product MDLEKQPQQPVAPDGPAPAPAPRPAPADPQGSLRASDADRDRTADILREALAEGRIDPEEHAERIDAVYRAKTVGELEPIVRDLPAPGARTTPAPAPLYGPEDTEGPADTMVAVFSASTRKGRWRVGRRTNAFSFFGSIEIDLTEAIFAQRLTTINATSIFGHVEVRVPENITLRGSGTGVFGNFEVVTLEGADPQAPVVVVNGYAVFGNVEARPRRGKWVTDLQNRVQDKFRKHLGH from the coding sequence GTGGACCTCGAAAAGCAGCCCCAGCAGCCGGTCGCTCCGGACGGGCCCGCGCCCGCCCCCGCGCCCCGGCCCGCCCCCGCCGATCCACAGGGCTCGCTGCGGGCCTCGGACGCCGACCGGGACCGGACCGCGGACATCCTCAGGGAGGCCCTCGCCGAGGGACGGATCGATCCCGAGGAGCACGCGGAGCGGATCGACGCCGTCTACCGCGCCAAGACCGTCGGCGAGCTGGAGCCGATCGTGCGGGACCTGCCCGCTCCCGGCGCCCGGACGACGCCCGCCCCGGCCCCGCTGTACGGCCCCGAGGACACCGAGGGCCCGGCGGACACCATGGTCGCGGTCTTCTCGGCCTCCACCCGGAAGGGGCGCTGGCGGGTGGGCCGCAGGACCAACGCCTTCTCGTTCTTCGGCAGCATCGAGATCGACCTGACCGAGGCGATCTTCGCCCAGCGGCTCACCACCATCAACGCCACCTCGATCTTCGGCCACGTCGAGGTGCGCGTCCCGGAGAACATCACGCTGCGCGGCAGCGGCACCGGCGTCTTCGGGAACTTCGAGGTGGTGACCCTGGAGGGCGCCGACCCGCAGGCACCGGTCGTGGTCGTCAACGGCTACGCCGTCTTCGGGAACGTGGAGGCCAGACCCCGGCGCGGCAAGTGGGTCACCGATCTGCAGAACCGGGTTCAGGACAAGTTCCGCAAGCATCTCGGCCACTGA
- a CDS encoding fumarate hydratase: protein MPEFAYSDLLPLGEDTTPYRLVTSEGVSTFEADGRTFLKVEPEALRKLAAEAIHDIQHYLRPAHLAQLRKIIDDPEASSNDKFVALDLLKNANIAAAGVLPMCQDTGTAIVMGKRGQNVLTRGEDEKALSQGIYDAYTKLNLRYSQMAPVTMWEEKNTGSNLPAQIELYATDGGAYKFLFMAKGGGSANKSFLYQETKAVLNEASMMKFLEEKIRSLGTAACPPYHLAIVVGGTSAEFALKTAKYASAHYLDELPTEGSAETGHGFRDKELEEKVFELTQRIGIGAQFGGKYFCHDVRVVRLPRHGASLPVAIAVSCSADRQAVAKITAEGVFLEQLETDPARFLPETEDAHLDAGEVVKIDLNQPMDDILAELTKYPVKTRLSLTGPLVVARDIAHAKIKERLDAGEEMPQYLKDHPVYYAGPAKTPEGYASGSFGPTTAGRMDSYVEQFQAAGGSKVMLAKGNRSKQVTDACGTHGGFYLGSIGGPAARLAQDCIKKVEVVEYEELGMEAVWKIEVEDFPAFIVVDDKGNDFFQNPAPEPTFTHIPVRGPGLA, encoded by the coding sequence ATGCCAGAGTTCGCGTACTCCGATCTGCTCCCCCTGGGAGAGGACACCACGCCCTACCGCCTGGTGACCTCCGAAGGCGTCTCCACCTTCGAGGCCGACGGCCGTACGTTCCTCAAGGTCGAGCCGGAGGCCCTGCGCAAGCTGGCCGCGGAGGCCATCCACGACATCCAGCACTACCTGCGCCCGGCCCACCTGGCCCAGCTGCGGAAGATCATCGACGACCCGGAGGCGTCGAGCAACGACAAGTTCGTCGCGCTCGACCTCCTGAAGAACGCGAACATCGCCGCCGCGGGTGTCCTGCCCATGTGCCAGGACACCGGCACCGCGATCGTCATGGGCAAGCGCGGCCAGAACGTCCTCACCCGCGGCGAGGACGAGAAGGCGCTCTCCCAGGGCATCTACGACGCGTACACCAAGCTCAACCTGCGCTACTCGCAGATGGCCCCGGTGACCATGTGGGAGGAGAAGAACACCGGCTCGAACCTGCCCGCGCAGATCGAGCTGTACGCGACCGACGGCGGCGCGTACAAGTTCCTCTTCATGGCGAAGGGCGGCGGTTCCGCCAACAAGTCCTTCCTCTACCAGGAGACCAAGGCGGTCCTGAACGAGGCCTCCATGATGAAGTTCCTGGAGGAGAAGATCCGTTCGCTGGGCACCGCGGCGTGCCCGCCGTACCACCTGGCCATCGTCGTCGGCGGCACGAGCGCCGAGTTCGCGCTGAAGACGGCCAAGTACGCCTCCGCGCACTACCTGGACGAGCTGCCCACCGAGGGCTCGGCCGAGACCGGCCACGGCTTCCGCGACAAGGAGCTGGAGGAGAAGGTCTTCGAGCTGACGCAGAGGATCGGCATCGGCGCGCAGTTCGGCGGCAAGTACTTCTGCCACGACGTGCGCGTGGTCCGCCTGCCGCGTCACGGCGCCTCGCTGCCCGTCGCCATCGCCGTCTCCTGCTCGGCCGACCGCCAGGCCGTCGCGAAGATCACCGCCGAGGGCGTCTTCCTGGAGCAGCTGGAGACGGACCCGGCGCGCTTCCTTCCGGAGACCGAGGACGCGCACCTGGACGCGGGCGAGGTCGTGAAGATCGACCTCAACCAGCCGATGGACGACATCCTGGCCGAGCTGACCAAGTACCCGGTGAAGACCCGTCTGTCGCTGACCGGTCCGCTGGTCGTGGCCCGTGACATCGCGCACGCCAAGATCAAGGAGCGGCTGGACGCGGGCGAGGAGATGCCGCAGTACCTGAAGGACCACCCGGTCTACTACGCGGGCCCGGCGAAGACCCCCGAGGGTTACGCCTCCGGCTCCTTCGGCCCGACGACGGCCGGCCGCATGGACAGCTACGTGGAGCAGTTCCAGGCGGCGGGCGGCTCGAAGGTCATGCTGGCCAAGGGCAACCGGAGCAAGCAGGTCACGGACGCGTGCGGCACGCACGGCGGCTTCTACCTCGGCTCGATCGGCGGCCCGGCGGCCCGGCTCGCGCAGGACTGCATCAAGAAGGTCGAGGTCGTCGAGTACGAGGAGCTCGGCATGGAGGCCGTCTGGAAGATCGAGGTGGAGGACTTCCCGGCGTTCATCGTGGTGGACGACAAGGGCAACGACTTCTTCCAGAACCCGGCTCCCGAGCCGACGTTCACGCACATCCCGGTGCGCGGTCCCGGTCTCGCCTGA
- a CDS encoding HAD family acid phosphatase codes for MPSAKATTTAAATLGLTALLLVGPAPAASAADPDAHVTSTAALADIDYGTWRRDVAAVVAEARPYIEERSEDAGREKQAIVLDIDNSSLETDFHPFWELPTPAIPEVRELVRDAHGRGVAVFFVTARPGIIHSLTDWNLKQTGYPVDGLYVRSLPDLFAEVSAYKTQKRAEIEAKGYTIIANIGNNTTDLVGGHAERTFKLPDYGGKLS; via the coding sequence ATGCCCTCCGCCAAGGCCACCACCACCGCCGCCGCCACCCTGGGCCTGACGGCCCTCCTCCTCGTCGGTCCCGCCCCGGCGGCCTCCGCCGCCGATCCGGACGCCCACGTCACCTCGACCGCCGCCCTCGCGGACATCGACTACGGGACCTGGCGCCGCGACGTGGCGGCCGTGGTCGCCGAGGCGCGGCCCTACATCGAGGAGCGGTCCGAGGACGCCGGCCGCGAGAAGCAGGCGATCGTCCTCGACATCGACAACAGCTCGCTGGAGACGGACTTCCACCCCTTCTGGGAGCTGCCGACCCCGGCCATCCCCGAGGTCCGCGAGCTGGTCCGCGACGCCCACGGCCGCGGGGTGGCCGTCTTCTTCGTGACCGCCCGCCCCGGCATCATCCACTCGCTCACCGACTGGAACCTGAAGCAGACCGGCTACCCGGTCGACGGGCTGTACGTGCGCTCCCTGCCCGACCTGTTCGCCGAGGTCAGCGCGTACAAGACGCAGAAGCGGGCGGAGATCGAGGCCAAGGGCTACACGATCATCGCGAACATCGGCAACAACACCACCGACCTGGTCGGCGGCCACGCCGAGCGAACGTTCAAGCTGCCCGACTACGGCGGCAAGCTCTCCTGA
- a CDS encoding lipoprotein translates to MPERAPIRTAVPATLLAAGLLLTGCGTQAAPAAPAAPPSAAASTSAAAPRAAAPAGSLGGAGTACVLPVTFGLAKDWKPDAVDDPENPEFAALTRQGPATVRCEVDAKPAGNLGYLRVWTAPKGPARAALEGFVKAEKGSRGAVYRETEAGALPAVEVTYAVYGEVTEETKNERAFAVAVPKGVVIVHLGGFDSEEHEEMLPAYELARTSLKVS, encoded by the coding sequence ATGCCAGAGAGAGCACCGATACGTACGGCGGTCCCCGCCACCCTGCTGGCGGCCGGGCTGCTGCTGACCGGCTGCGGGACGCAGGCCGCCCCCGCGGCGCCCGCCGCCCCGCCGTCCGCGGCCGCGTCCACGAGCGCCGCCGCGCCCCGGGCCGCCGCCCCGGCCGGGTCGCTCGGCGGCGCGGGGACCGCCTGCGTCCTGCCGGTCACCTTCGGCCTCGCGAAGGACTGGAAGCCGGACGCGGTCGACGACCCGGAGAACCCGGAGTTCGCCGCGCTCACGCGTCAGGGCCCCGCCACCGTTCGCTGCGAGGTGGACGCCAAGCCCGCCGGGAACCTCGGCTATCTGCGGGTGTGGACCGCTCCGAAGGGGCCCGCGCGGGCCGCGCTCGAGGGCTTCGTCAAGGCGGAGAAGGGCTCCCGGGGGGCCGTCTACCGGGAGACGGAGGCGGGCGCGCTGCCCGCCGTCGAGGTCACCTACGCGGTCTACGGCGAGGTGACGGAGGAGACCAAGAACGAGCGGGCCTTCGCCGTCGCGGTGCCGAAGGGCGTGGTCATCGTCCACCTCGGCGGGTTCGACTCCGAGGAGCACGAGGAGATGCTGCCGGCGTACGAGCTGGCGAGGACGTCCCTGAAGGTCTCCTGA
- a CDS encoding ricin-type beta-trefoil lectin domain protein, with protein MTRTRYRLRWAIAAGAAAAAVLGTMTAATPAGAAAPAARTTASVPLPAELEAIRAAEATRIYGSPEERPLDRRKTGLISLGDSEISGEGVGTYEPPTNGPTNWCHRSPDAAIHRTGIPADLTFNVSCSGAYTGNIRVGGSRQYADELVQSDNLAIKARNTRIKMVLLVAGANDDLQFGPVMTDCVQRYLLAQGPCEPKYAPGWQARVDGLVPKVEQTVRDLRTVMRDAGYADGDYKLVVMGYPSPIGPDFHDNPGFPGKLSCGGLGYDSDTKWGRNTAVPAFERGMRRAAAATGAVYLDNSRLFHGHEVCMEDTWARGLFIDLSKPGTPDENSVRQSFHPNKGGHAAFASCLTQLYGSSLREASCADVNSSGSPVLFPFAWDDVYKPLKNAATGNCLDVEGSESAGGTAVLGWDCHGGRNQGWWYDSARRTVHTELTQDRCLDVPGARYEAGSALVLWNCHGAANQKFVRDGDTLRPAAATGLCLTQGAARQPVRLQSCDGSANQRFVV; from the coding sequence ATGACGCGCACCAGGTACAGACTCCGATGGGCGATCGCGGCCGGCGCCGCGGCCGCGGCGGTCCTCGGAACCATGACGGCCGCCACCCCCGCCGGCGCGGCCGCCCCCGCTGCCCGCACCACCGCTTCCGTTCCGCTCCCGGCCGAGCTGGAGGCGATCCGGGCCGCCGAGGCCACCAGGATCTACGGCTCCCCGGAGGAACGGCCGCTCGACCGCCGCAAGACCGGCCTCATCTCGCTCGGCGACAGCGAGATCTCCGGCGAGGGCGTCGGCACCTACGAGCCGCCGACCAACGGCCCCACCAACTGGTGCCACCGCTCGCCCGACGCCGCCATCCACCGCACCGGCATCCCCGCGGACCTCACCTTCAACGTGTCCTGCTCCGGCGCGTACACCGGCAACATCCGCGTCGGCGGTTCCCGACAGTACGCGGACGAACTCGTCCAGAGCGACAACCTGGCCATCAAGGCGCGCAACACCCGCATCAAGATGGTGCTGCTCGTCGCCGGCGCCAACGACGACCTCCAGTTCGGCCCGGTCATGACCGACTGCGTCCAGCGCTATCTGCTCGCCCAGGGGCCCTGCGAGCCGAAGTACGCGCCCGGCTGGCAGGCCCGGGTCGACGGCCTCGTCCCCAAGGTCGAGCAGACCGTCCGCGACCTGCGGACCGTCATGCGCGACGCCGGGTACGCCGACGGCGACTACAAGCTCGTCGTCATGGGCTACCCGAGCCCCATCGGCCCCGACTTCCACGACAACCCCGGCTTCCCCGGCAAGCTCTCCTGCGGCGGCCTCGGCTACGACTCCGACACCAAGTGGGGCCGCAACACCGCCGTCCCCGCCTTTGAACGCGGCATGCGCAGGGCTGCCGCCGCCACCGGCGCGGTCTACCTCGACAACTCGCGGCTCTTCCACGGCCACGAGGTCTGCATGGAGGACACCTGGGCCCGCGGCCTCTTCATCGACCTCTCCAAGCCCGGCACCCCGGACGAGAACTCCGTGCGCCAGTCCTTCCACCCCAACAAGGGCGGCCACGCGGCCTTCGCGTCCTGCCTCACCCAGCTCTACGGCTCCTCGCTGCGCGAGGCGAGCTGCGCGGACGTGAACTCCTCCGGCAGCCCGGTGCTGTTCCCGTTCGCCTGGGACGACGTCTACAAGCCGCTGAAGAACGCCGCCACCGGCAACTGCCTCGACGTCGAGGGCTCGGAGTCCGCAGGCGGCACGGCCGTCCTCGGCTGGGACTGCCACGGCGGCCGCAACCAGGGCTGGTGGTACGACTCCGCACGCCGGACCGTGCACACCGAACTCACCCAGGACCGCTGTCTCGACGTGCCGGGCGCCCGGTACGAGGCCGGCTCGGCGCTCGTCCTGTGGAACTGCCACGGCGCCGCCAACCAGAAGTTCGTCCGTGACGGGGACACCCTCCGCCCGGCCGCGGCGACCGGCCTGTGCCTGACCCAGGGCGCCGCGAGGCAGCCGGTCCGGCTGCAGAGCTGCGACGGCTCGGCGAACCAGCGGTTCGTCGTGTGA
- a CDS encoding class II fumarate hydratase, whose amino-acid sequence MSNEEAGSDGYRVEHDSMGEVRVPAHAKWRAQTQRAVQNFPVSGQRLERAHIEALARIKAAAAKVNAELGVIDADRAEAIVSAAGEVAEGRWDEHFPVDVFQTGSGTSSNMNANEVIATLAGERLPEGREVHPNDHVNASQSSNDVFPSSIHIAATAAVTHDLIPALDHLAASLERKSAEFASVVKSGRTHLMDATPVTLGQEFGGYAAQVGYGIERLRSALPRLAELPLGGTAVGTGINTPPGFSAAVIAEVARATGLPFTEARDHFEAQGARDGLVETSGQLRTIAVSLTKIANDLRWMASGPRTGLAEINLPDLQPGSSIMPGKVNPVIPEAVLMVAAQVTGNDTTVAVAGAAGNFELNVMLPVMAKNLLESVRLLANAARLLADRTVDGITANVERAREYAESSPSVVTPLNKYIGYEEAAKVAKRSLAERKTIREVVLESGYVERGDLTLEQLDEALDVLRMTHP is encoded by the coding sequence ATGAGCAACGAAGAGGCCGGCTCGGACGGCTACCGCGTCGAACACGACTCCATGGGCGAGGTCCGGGTGCCCGCCCACGCCAAGTGGCGCGCCCAGACCCAGCGCGCGGTGCAGAACTTCCCCGTCAGCGGGCAGCGCCTGGAGCGCGCCCACATCGAGGCCCTGGCCCGCATCAAGGCCGCCGCCGCCAAGGTGAACGCCGAGCTCGGCGTGATCGACGCGGACCGGGCCGAGGCGATCGTCTCGGCCGCCGGGGAGGTCGCGGAGGGACGCTGGGACGAGCACTTCCCGGTGGACGTCTTCCAGACCGGCTCGGGCACCTCGTCCAACATGAACGCCAACGAGGTGATCGCCACCCTCGCCGGGGAACGCCTGCCCGAGGGCCGGGAGGTCCACCCCAACGACCATGTGAACGCCTCCCAGTCGTCCAACGACGTCTTCCCCTCCTCCATCCACATCGCCGCGACCGCCGCCGTCACCCACGACCTGATCCCGGCGCTCGATCACCTGGCCGCTTCCCTGGAGCGGAAATCAGCCGAATTCGCGAGCGTGGTGAAGTCGGGCCGTACGCATCTGATGGACGCCACCCCGGTCACCCTCGGCCAGGAGTTCGGCGGCTACGCGGCCCAGGTCGGGTACGGGATCGAGCGGTTGCGCTCCGCCCTGCCGCGGCTCGCCGAACTGCCCCTGGGCGGGACCGCCGTGGGCACCGGCATCAACACCCCGCCCGGCTTCTCGGCGGCCGTGATCGCCGAGGTCGCCCGCGCCACGGGGCTGCCGTTCACCGAGGCCCGTGACCACTTCGAGGCCCAGGGCGCCCGGGACGGACTGGTGGAGACGTCCGGGCAGCTCAGGACCATCGCCGTATCCCTCACGAAGATCGCCAACGATCTGCGCTGGATGGCGAGCGGCCCCCGCACCGGCCTGGCCGAGATCAATCTGCCGGACCTCCAGCCGGGTTCGTCGATCATGCCGGGCAAGGTCAACCCGGTCATCCCCGAGGCGGTGCTCATGGTCGCCGCCCAGGTGACCGGAAACGACACCACCGTCGCGGTCGCGGGCGCCGCCGGGAACTTCGAGCTCAACGTGATGCTCCCGGTGATGGCCAAGAACCTGCTGGAGTCGGTCCGGCTGCTCGCCAACGCCGCCCGGCTCCTCGCCGACCGCACGGTCGACGGGATCACCGCCAACGTCGAACGGGCCCGCGAGTACGCCGAGTCCTCGCCGTCCGTCGTCACCCCGCTGAACAAGTACATCGGCTACGAGGAGGCCGCCAAGGTCGCCAAGAGGTCCCTGGCGGAACGGAAGACGATCAGGGAGGTCGTCCTGGAGTCGGGCTACGTGGAGCGCGGCGACCTCACCCTGGAGCAGCTCGACGAGGCCCTGGACGTGCTGCGCATGACTCATCCGTGA